A region from the Pontixanthobacter aestiaquae genome encodes:
- the rapZ gene encoding RNase adapter RapZ: MTDDSQSAPFDERQRILLVTGLSGAGKTTALRVLEDLGWEAIDNFPIRMLGGLVEQADNIGERTPLAIGFDSRTRGFVPQDIIESVKQLSERDDLLITTLFLDCASGELERRYNETRRRHPMAQERPVRVGIQAERELLEPLRRWADAVIDTSAFASNQLQQSIREQFASSAPQNMSVIISSFGFARGTPPLADLVFDMRFLDNPHWIDELREQTGLDEPVGVHIRKDPAFDAAFIQIRDLLLTLLPRYQAQGKSYVNIAFGCTGGRHRSVFTAAQMAHALQNEGFSPTVLHRNLGSRAADEIEGRQG, translated from the coding sequence ATGACCGACGATTCGCAATCAGCTCCCTTCGACGAACGGCAAAGGATTTTGCTGGTTACTGGCCTATCCGGTGCTGGCAAGACGACCGCTTTGCGCGTGCTGGAAGATCTGGGGTGGGAAGCGATCGACAATTTCCCGATCCGCATGCTCGGCGGGCTGGTTGAACAGGCTGACAATATCGGCGAGCGCACTCCGCTTGCTATCGGCTTTGACTCGCGCACACGCGGATTCGTGCCGCAGGACATTATCGAGAGCGTGAAGCAGCTCTCGGAACGCGACGACCTGCTCATCACTACCTTGTTTCTTGATTGCGCGAGCGGCGAGTTAGAGCGGCGCTACAACGAAACGCGCCGCCGCCATCCGATGGCGCAGGAGCGCCCGGTGCGCGTGGGTATTCAGGCAGAGCGCGAGCTGCTGGAACCGCTGCGCCGTTGGGCTGATGCGGTAATCGATACCAGCGCCTTTGCCAGCAACCAGTTGCAGCAATCGATCCGCGAACAATTCGCGAGCAGCGCGCCGCAGAATATGTCGGTCATCATCTCCAGCTTTGGCTTTGCCCGCGGAACTCCGCCACTGGCCGATCTGGTGTTTGATATGCGGTTCCTCGACAATCCGCACTGGATCGACGAATTGCGCGAGCAGACCGGACTGGACGAGCCGGTTGGCGTGCATATCCGCAAGGACCCCGCATTTGACGCCGCCTTCATCCAGATCCGCGATCTGCTTTTGACACTGCTTCCCCGCTACCAAGCGCAGGGCAAAAGCTATGTGAATATCGCCTTCGGATGCACGGGCGGGCGACACCGTTCGGTATTTACCGCGGCACAGATGGCGCATGCACTGCAAAACGAGGGGTTCTCCCCCACAGTGCTGCATCGCAATCTCGGCTCGCGCGCAGCTGACGAGATTGAGGGGCGCCAAGGGTGA
- a CDS encoding HPr kinase/phosphorylase, giving the protein MTTAEIRQAAAVAIGGKALLIEGPPGCGKTTLALSLLDRGASLIGDDGVALTTNDGALIASPPPNTSGLIEVRGVGLIERPSIIAPVSLILAITPDAPRYIERADTIAILGHDIPIIQFARYNEADPIRAEAALDLHGLAATAHKGN; this is encoded by the coding sequence ATGACCACTGCCGAAATCCGGCAGGCGGCTGCTGTTGCAATCGGAGGAAAGGCTCTCTTGATCGAGGGACCACCCGGTTGCGGAAAAACCACTCTGGCATTGTCATTGCTTGATCGGGGAGCAAGCCTGATTGGTGACGATGGAGTGGCACTGACTACCAATGACGGCGCCCTGATCGCTTCGCCCCCGCCCAATACCTCCGGCTTGATCGAAGTTCGCGGTGTTGGCTTGATCGAGCGCCCAAGCATCATTGCCCCGGTCTCGCTCATACTCGCGATAACACCGGATGCACCGCGCTACATCGAACGGGCGGACACAATCGCCATATTGGGCCACGATATTCCGATCATCCAATTCGCCCGCTATAATGAGGCCGACCCGATCCGCGCCGAAGCCGCTCTGGACCTGCATGGCCTAGCGGCAACGGCACACAAGGGTAACTAG
- a CDS encoding stimulus-sensing domain-containing protein, with the protein MAERTIGDRLDAGIERMSWFHWVSLTSRILAVNILPLALLGGGIFYLDTYRKQLLDERYKLARIEAQITAEALAGATRERQEALLIQIGKEQSMRLRMFDAEGNLWADSFELDEPAFTFDDPTTDDWQEDFAQILDRAVDTIVGAEPIPDYIEPEEARADSWPELARAREEGLSQIQLRDAPDGTPVINAAAPVGLVGSTLLTTRNAVDITETVRAARSSLVSAVFLTLLISIALSLYLARTIVLPLRSLAKAAIRVRLGRDRGVEVPRLPDRHDEIGLLARAVSDMTITLRERIDGVEHFAADVAHEIKNPLASLRSAIESMGRVEDPELRQQLTDIASHDVRRIDRLITEISDASRIDAELSRATFELVDLAVLAEGIIERREYRAENGEKRVELKRPMGGAVVNGVPMRLERVIENLLDNAVSFSPPEGVIGVQITMERDKVSMVVCDQGPGIPENAREKVFHRFHSVRPDEEDFGNHSGLGLAIARTIAEAHDGTVTAHDRPDGTCGACLKLVLPAAGPSLP; encoded by the coding sequence ATGGCTGAACGCACCATTGGCGACCGGCTCGATGCCGGGATCGAGCGGATGAGCTGGTTCCACTGGGTTTCGCTCACCTCGCGCATTCTGGCCGTGAATATCCTGCCTCTTGCGCTGCTGGGCGGCGGCATTTTCTACCTCGATACCTACCGCAAACAATTGCTGGATGAGCGCTACAAGCTGGCGCGAATCGAAGCCCAGATTACCGCCGAAGCGCTAGCGGGTGCGACCCGTGAGCGGCAGGAGGCCCTGCTGATCCAGATCGGCAAGGAACAAAGCATGCGGCTGCGTATGTTCGATGCCGAAGGAAATCTGTGGGCGGACAGTTTCGAGCTCGATGAACCTGCTTTCACGTTTGACGACCCTACGACTGACGATTGGCAGGAAGATTTCGCGCAGATCCTCGACCGGGCTGTTGATACTATTGTCGGCGCGGAACCGATCCCCGATTACATCGAACCGGAGGAAGCCAGAGCCGACTCATGGCCGGAACTCGCCCGGGCACGCGAAGAAGGCCTGTCCCAGATTCAGCTGCGTGATGCGCCAGACGGAACTCCGGTCATTAACGCTGCCGCGCCTGTCGGGCTGGTGGGATCAACGCTGCTGACGACCCGCAATGCAGTCGACATTACCGAAACCGTCCGCGCCGCACGCTCCAGTCTGGTCAGTGCAGTATTCCTGACGCTGCTTATTTCGATTGCCCTGTCGCTCTATCTGGCGCGGACGATTGTACTTCCGCTCCGTTCACTCGCCAAAGCGGCAATTCGTGTGCGTCTGGGGCGCGATCGCGGGGTAGAAGTCCCTCGCCTGCCGGACCGTCATGATGAGATCGGACTGCTCGCGCGGGCGGTTTCCGACATGACGATTACACTGCGCGAGCGTATCGATGGAGTCGAACATTTCGCCGCCGACGTTGCGCATGAAATCAAAAATCCGCTCGCCAGCCTGCGCAGCGCGATTGAATCGATGGGCCGAGTAGAGGACCCGGAACTGCGCCAGCAATTAACCGATATCGCCTCGCATGATGTCAGGCGAATTGACCGACTAATCACGGAGATATCCGACGCGAGCCGCATCGATGCCGAACTGTCGCGCGCGACTTTTGAACTGGTCGATCTGGCAGTGCTCGCCGAAGGCATAATCGAGCGCCGCGAATACCGTGCCGAGAACGGCGAGAAGCGGGTCGAGCTTAAACGGCCGATGGGCGGCGCAGTGGTCAATGGCGTCCCGATGCGTCTTGAACGCGTGATCGAGAACTTGCTTGACAACGCGGTTTCATTCTCGCCTCCAGAGGGTGTGATCGGCGTCCAGATCACCATGGAACGCGACAAAGTGTCCATGGTAGTCTGCGATCAGGGTCCGGGCATTCCCGAAAACGCCAGAGAAAAAGTGTTCCACCGCTTCCACTCGGTCCGGCCTGACGAGGAAGATTTCGGCAATCACAGCGGTCTGGGCCTCGCGATTGCGCGCACGATTGCCGAAGCCCATGATGGCACAGTGACCGCGCATGACCGGCCCGACGGCACGTGTGGAGCGTGCCTGAAGCTGGTGTTACCGGCGGCGGGCCCCAGCCTGCCATGA
- a CDS encoding response regulator transcription factor has translation MAESQQSLQAENSAGQQVIALVDDDRNILTTVSIALQAEGFATRVYSDGEAALKALLENPPDLAVFDIKMPRMDGMELLRHLREESSLPVIFLTSKDDEQDEEAGLAQGADDYIAKPFSIRLLLARIRAILRRSDARAGAMTSSPVSSSEPPVETLSRGRLTMDPARHHVTWDGKQVSLTVTEFLILEALAIRPGVIKSRNQLMDAAYPDDMFVDDRTVDSHIKRMRRKFRVADSSFNAIETLYGAGYSFTDG, from the coding sequence GTGGCAGAGTCGCAGCAATCATTACAGGCAGAAAACAGCGCGGGTCAGCAAGTGATCGCGCTGGTCGATGATGACCGCAATATTCTGACCACGGTGTCTATCGCATTGCAGGCGGAAGGGTTTGCAACACGCGTCTATTCGGATGGCGAAGCAGCGCTAAAGGCCTTGTTGGAAAACCCGCCAGATCTGGCGGTTTTCGATATCAAGATGCCGCGGATGGACGGGATGGAACTGCTCCGCCATTTACGCGAAGAATCATCGCTCCCTGTGATTTTCCTGACCAGTAAGGATGACGAGCAGGACGAAGAGGCCGGCCTTGCGCAGGGTGCGGACGACTACATCGCAAAACCCTTCAGCATCCGCCTGCTGCTTGCCAGGATTCGTGCAATTTTGCGGCGTAGCGATGCACGTGCAGGCGCGATGACAAGCAGTCCAGTCTCCAGTTCCGAGCCACCAGTGGAAACACTATCGCGCGGCCGTCTTACCATGGACCCTGCGCGGCATCATGTGACATGGGACGGCAAGCAAGTCTCCCTCACTGTGACCGAGTTTCTGATTCTGGAAGCGCTGGCGATTCGCCCCGGCGTGATCAAATCGCGCAACCAGTTGATGGATGCGGCCTATCCTGATGATATGTTCGTGGATGATCGCACGGTCGACAGCCATATCAAGCGGATGCGGCGCAAGTTCCGCGTTGCAGATTCCAGCTTCAATGCCATCGAAACGCTGTATGGCGCAGGGTACAGCTTCACCGATGGCTGA
- a CDS encoding phosphoenolpyruvate carboxykinase gives MAQTVIAKWLGKEISVTTPLSYPLSDQGIATNATIHPNLGTAQLVEQALSNGEGRLAKHGPLVVETGQHTGRSAKDKFIVRDATTEDTVWWGKVNASMTPEHFANLKEDFLEAVAAKETLYVADLFGGSQAEHRVNVRVINELAWHNLFIRTLLVRPTAEELDGFTPEYTIIDLPSFRADPERHGTRSETVIAVNLTEKLILIGGTKYAGEMKKSVFGILNYLLPAKGVMPMHCSANISPEGETAVFFGLSGTGKTTLSADASRTLIGDDEHGWSDESVFNFEGGCYAKMIRLSEDAEPEIYATTRKFGTVLENVVMDADTRELDFDDNSLAENTRGAYPIESIPNTSADNLGPVPTNVIMLTADAFGVLPPIARLTPDQAMYHFLSGYTAKVAGTEIGVTEPEATFSTCFGAPFMPRHPSVYGNLLKERIAKGGVTCWLVNTGWTGGKYGVGNRMPIKATRALLNAALDGSLNNAEFRKDPNFGFDVPVTVAGVDGAILDPRSTWADADEYDRTAQKLVQLFVDNFAEFEAHVDEGVRQAAPTAA, from the coding sequence ATGGCCCAGACGGTCATCGCAAAGTGGCTTGGTAAGGAGATTTCAGTGACGACCCCCCTTTCCTATCCGCTTTCCGACCAGGGCATTGCCACCAATGCCACGATCCATCCCAATTTGGGCACCGCCCAGTTGGTCGAGCAGGCACTATCCAATGGCGAGGGACGGCTTGCCAAACACGGCCCGCTGGTGGTGGAGACCGGCCAGCACACCGGCCGCTCGGCGAAAGACAAGTTTATCGTCCGCGACGCAACAACCGAAGACACCGTATGGTGGGGTAAAGTCAACGCGTCGATGACGCCCGAGCATTTCGCCAATCTGAAAGAAGACTTCCTGGAAGCGGTTGCCGCGAAAGAAACGCTCTATGTGGCTGACCTGTTCGGCGGCTCGCAAGCAGAGCACCGCGTCAATGTCCGCGTGATTAATGAACTGGCGTGGCACAATCTGTTTATCCGTACTCTGCTGGTGCGACCTACGGCGGAAGAGCTCGACGGTTTCACGCCGGAGTACACAATTATCGACTTGCCAAGTTTCCGCGCGGATCCGGAGCGTCACGGTACGCGCAGCGAGACCGTGATTGCGGTCAATCTGACCGAAAAATTGATCCTGATTGGCGGCACCAAATATGCCGGTGAGATGAAGAAGAGCGTCTTCGGCATTCTCAACTATCTCCTACCGGCCAAGGGCGTGATGCCGATGCATTGCAGCGCCAATATCTCTCCGGAAGGCGAAACCGCCGTGTTCTTCGGCCTTTCGGGCACAGGTAAGACGACTTTGTCCGCCGATGCCAGCCGCACGCTGATTGGCGATGACGAACATGGCTGGTCGGACGAATCCGTCTTCAACTTTGAAGGCGGTTGCTATGCGAAAATGATCCGTCTTTCGGAAGACGCCGAGCCAGAGATTTACGCCACCACGCGCAAATTCGGCACTGTGTTGGAAAATGTTGTGATGGATGCGGATACGCGCGAGCTCGATTTCGACGACAATTCGCTCGCTGAAAACACTCGCGGTGCCTATCCGATTGAATCTATCCCCAATACGTCTGCCGACAATCTTGGCCCGGTTCCTACGAATGTGATTATGCTCACCGCCGATGCATTCGGCGTGCTGCCTCCGATTGCGCGTCTGACGCCTGATCAGGCGATGTATCACTTCCTGTCGGGTTATACCGCCAAGGTTGCTGGCACAGAGATCGGCGTGACAGAACCCGAAGCAACATTCAGCACATGCTTCGGCGCGCCATTCATGCCGCGCCATCCGAGCGTTTACGGCAATCTTCTGAAAGAACGTATCGCCAAGGGCGGCGTTACCTGCTGGCTGGTCAATACCGGCTGGACCGGCGGCAAATATGGCGTTGGCAACCGGATGCCGATCAAGGCGACCCGCGCGCTGCTCAATGCTGCGCTCGATGGTTCGCTCAACAATGCCGAATTCCGCAAGGATCCGAATTTCGGTTTCGACGTTCCTGTCACTGTTGCGGGCGTCGACGGCGCCATTCTCGATCCGCGTTCGACCTGGGCGGATGCCGATGAATATGACCGGACTGCGCAGAAGCTGGTGCAGCTGTTCGTCGATAATTTCGCCGAGTTCGAGGCGCATGTCGACGAGGGTGTGCGGCAAGCAGCACCAACCGCTGCCTGA
- a CDS encoding DUF937 domain-containing protein: MSLATMLQQSGVIESMAGELGIDPQTAKVGAGALLPAIVAGMGRSATGSGGGGALGGLGGLAGAIMGGGGGGMLDAVLGQKPTPTQQGNDILGNIFGSKDVSRGVAGEVAALTGIDEGVLKKMLPILAMAAAGYMAKNATGGGQGGAGGGAGGGALGGILGSIVTGMMSR; this comes from the coding sequence ATGAGCCTTGCAACAATGCTGCAGCAAAGCGGCGTCATCGAAAGTATGGCTGGCGAATTGGGCATCGACCCGCAGACAGCCAAGGTCGGCGCAGGCGCTTTGCTTCCGGCAATTGTCGCCGGCATGGGCCGCAGTGCCACCGGTTCAGGCGGAGGCGGCGCATTAGGCGGCCTTGGCGGACTGGCGGGTGCAATCATGGGTGGCGGAGGCGGCGGCATGCTCGACGCTGTTCTCGGCCAGAAACCCACGCCCACCCAGCAGGGCAATGACATACTCGGCAATATCTTTGGCAGCAAAGATGTCAGCCGCGGAGTGGCGGGTGAAGTCGCGGCGCTGACAGGAATTGACGAAGGTGTCCTGAAAAAGATGCTCCCGATCCTGGCCATGGCAGCAGCCGGTTATATGGCGAAAAACGCTACCGGCGGCGGCCAAGGTGGCGCTGGAGGCGGCGCGGGGGGTGGCGCTCTGGGCGGCATCCTCGGGTCAATCGTGACCGGCATGATGTCACGCTAA
- a CDS encoding DUF1570 domain-containing protein, whose amino-acid sequence MKYLIVFLVVIGLASPAHAKWHEAQSDHFVIYADDSEKDVRRFAEMLEQYHASMEFITGRKVEKPSPSNRVVIFAVGSQRDIRKLAGTKSKYIAGFYVPRAGGSKAFVQDVRLTNGYPDFSTVVLLHEYAHHFLISTSRFAMPRWMSEGAAEFFAASSFNKDGSVQVGRPALHRANELAFADDVSIYELLDSELYEKNKGNKYDAFYGRSWLLYHFLTFDDARKGQLSAYWQQVASGSSSMDAAEAVFGDLDELEKELTRYLKQRRMFNYRLKPEWLKFGEVSVRKLSEGEAKMMPIRMRSQRGVNQEQAAEVVVDAREVAEKYPGDAGVLTALAEAEYDSGNDAAAIAAADAAIAIDPTKGNAYVQKGYALFRMAEDADDLEAAYKEAMKPFSALNKIENNHPLPLIYYYRSYVQRGEAPPEQAKLALEKAAMLAPFDHSLWMNVGLMQASEGKIAIAQQSLAPLAGNPHGGPQAAAAKKLIELLGQAEEGTPFGSDSAPETIKNDPLTDDDETVEPTEMG is encoded by the coding sequence GTGAAGTATTTAATCGTTTTTCTTGTCGTCATCGGTTTGGCTTCACCAGCACACGCAAAGTGGCATGAGGCGCAAAGCGATCACTTCGTCATTTATGCGGACGATAGCGAGAAAGATGTGCGGCGCTTTGCCGAAATGCTGGAGCAATACCACGCATCAATGGAGTTTATTACCGGCCGGAAAGTAGAAAAACCCAGTCCGTCCAACAGAGTTGTGATTTTCGCGGTCGGCAGTCAACGTGACATTCGCAAACTGGCTGGCACGAAAAGCAAGTATATTGCAGGCTTCTATGTTCCGCGCGCAGGTGGTTCCAAAGCATTCGTGCAGGACGTACGACTCACCAACGGATATCCGGATTTTTCCACTGTCGTATTGCTGCATGAATATGCGCACCACTTCCTCATCTCAACCTCGCGCTTCGCAATGCCGCGCTGGATGAGCGAGGGCGCTGCGGAGTTTTTTGCAGCGTCATCGTTCAACAAAGATGGCAGCGTGCAAGTGGGCCGCCCCGCCCTCCACCGCGCGAACGAGCTGGCCTTTGCCGATGATGTCTCAATTTACGAACTGCTCGATTCAGAGCTCTACGAGAAGAACAAAGGCAACAAATATGATGCCTTCTATGGGCGTAGCTGGTTGCTCTATCATTTCTTGACATTCGATGATGCGCGCAAAGGGCAATTATCTGCCTATTGGCAGCAAGTCGCAAGTGGCTCATCTTCAATGGATGCGGCCGAAGCTGTTTTCGGCGATCTCGATGAACTTGAAAAAGAGCTGACGCGCTATCTGAAACAGCGGCGCATGTTCAATTACCGGCTAAAGCCCGAATGGCTCAAATTCGGTGAAGTTTCCGTTCGCAAACTGTCCGAAGGTGAAGCGAAAATGATGCCGATCCGCATGCGATCACAGCGAGGCGTTAATCAGGAGCAAGCGGCAGAAGTGGTCGTCGATGCGCGGGAAGTCGCGGAGAAATATCCCGGTGATGCAGGAGTCCTCACTGCACTGGCCGAAGCCGAGTATGATTCAGGAAATGATGCTGCGGCAATTGCTGCCGCTGATGCAGCGATCGCAATCGATCCCACGAAAGGCAATGCCTATGTCCAGAAAGGCTATGCACTATTCCGCATGGCAGAGGATGCGGATGATCTGGAAGCGGCTTATAAAGAAGCTATGAAGCCATTCAGTGCGCTCAACAAAATCGAAAACAATCACCCTCTTCCGCTGATCTATTACTATCGTAGCTATGTGCAGCGCGGCGAGGCGCCACCCGAGCAAGCCAAACTGGCGCTTGAAAAAGCGGCGATGCTCGCTCCTTTCGATCATTCTTTATGGATGAATGTCGGGCTGATGCAGGCAAGCGAAGGCAAGATCGCAATAGCTCAACAGAGCCTCGCTCCATTGGCTGGAAATCCACATGGCGGTCCGCAGGCCGCAGCTGCCAAGAAATTGATCGAATTGTTAGGACAAGCCGAAGAGGGTACGCCATTCGGTAGCGATTCTGCCCCGGAAACTATTAAAAATGACCCGCTGACAGATGACGACGAAACTGTTGAGCCGACCGAAATGGGTTAG
- a CDS encoding DUF885 domain-containing protein: protein MAHPDTFSITRRQALYGIGAGVSLAVLPACKPASTTLSGTPEEQLDAIAYRLLAHEPERATGLGVDTGEFSALRGKLEDQSQAGQDAYAATLREDLERIRGLDMSGFDSDTRTNFEVVASGYETALAGFALPYGDTPVGSWRTAPYVVIQNVGAYLGVPRFMQLDHPIRSDDDADAFLARIEQFPTVLDGELSRMQEARAMGVIPPDFLIDKAIPQLELTIASARKGELFSSALSERAAEAELKRPPVEAVLEVEGGPVVEALQRQLDELKSQRAEARSAPGMREQPGGEEWYQWALRSSTTTNLSADEIHQQGLEELEVLHAQMDPILRDIGYTSGSVGERMQGLSADPRYKFAEGDKGRDEIFAFIDERIEWIRAQMPRAFNTLVDPNLEVVRIPIAEEAGAPGAYGGAGSKDGTIPGRFLINLRTTDLHRKYDLADLTYHETIPGHVWEGEYSNRLPLIRSILAFNPFSEGWALYGEQLADELGAYDDFKVGRLGYLQSLAFRACRMVVDTGLHAKGWSREKAVDFFVTRNGSKAQEVASEVDRYCSWPGQATGYKLGHSRITDLRSKAQKKLGAAYDMKAFNDAVILGGNAPMDVLANNVERYIAKIG, encoded by the coding sequence ATGGCACATCCTGACACATTTTCGATCACCCGCCGCCAAGCCCTGTACGGGATTGGGGCGGGTGTTTCTTTGGCCGTCCTGCCGGCCTGCAAACCCGCTTCAACGACGCTATCGGGCACGCCGGAAGAACAACTGGACGCTATCGCTTATCGTCTGCTCGCTCATGAACCCGAGCGGGCCACAGGCCTAGGCGTAGACACCGGTGAGTTTTCGGCCCTGCGCGGCAAGCTGGAAGATCAATCGCAAGCTGGCCAAGATGCCTACGCCGCAACATTACGCGAAGATCTGGAGCGTATTCGCGGCCTCGACATGTCGGGTTTCGACTCCGATACGCGCACCAATTTCGAAGTTGTCGCAAGCGGATACGAGACCGCGCTCGCTGGTTTCGCTCTCCCTTATGGCGATACACCGGTGGGCAGTTGGCGCACCGCGCCCTATGTCGTCATCCAGAATGTCGGGGCCTATCTGGGCGTGCCGCGCTTTATGCAGCTCGATCACCCTATCAGGAGTGACGACGATGCCGATGCATTTCTCGCCCGCATAGAGCAGTTTCCTACCGTCCTAGATGGCGAGCTGTCGCGGATGCAAGAAGCGCGCGCGATGGGCGTTATTCCGCCCGACTTCCTGATCGATAAAGCCATTCCGCAGCTCGAACTGACAATTGCCAGTGCCCGGAAAGGCGAATTGTTCTCCTCAGCATTGAGCGAGAGAGCGGCAGAGGCTGAGCTGAAACGGCCGCCTGTCGAAGCTGTGCTGGAGGTCGAAGGCGGGCCTGTTGTCGAGGCGCTTCAACGCCAGCTTGACGAGTTGAAATCACAGCGCGCTGAAGCCAGAAGCGCGCCGGGTATGCGCGAACAGCCCGGTGGCGAGGAGTGGTACCAATGGGCGCTTCGTTCCAGCACCACCACCAACCTTTCCGCCGACGAGATCCACCAGCAGGGTCTGGAAGAACTTGAAGTGCTCCACGCGCAGATGGACCCGATCCTGCGCGACATCGGCTACACCAGCGGCTCTGTCGGCGAAAGAATGCAGGGGTTGAGCGCGGATCCGCGCTACAAATTCGCTGAAGGCGATAAGGGCCGCGACGAGATTTTCGCATTTATCGACGAGCGTATCGAGTGGATCAGAGCGCAGATGCCGCGCGCGTTCAACACTCTGGTCGATCCCAACTTAGAAGTCGTGCGCATCCCCATCGCCGAAGAAGCTGGCGCGCCCGGCGCCTATGGCGGCGCGGGGAGCAAGGACGGTACGATACCGGGCCGGTTCCTGATAAATCTGCGCACCACCGATCTGCACCGCAAATATGACCTCGCCGATTTGACCTATCACGAGACGATCCCGGGACATGTATGGGAAGGCGAATACTCCAACCGCCTGCCGCTCATCCGCAGCATTCTTGCCTTCAATCCGTTTTCCGAAGGCTGGGCGCTGTATGGCGAGCAATTGGCGGACGAGTTGGGCGCTTATGACGATTTCAAAGTTGGCCGCCTTGGCTATCTGCAATCGCTCGCCTTCCGGGCTTGCAGGATGGTGGTCGATACCGGCCTGCATGCGAAGGGCTGGAGCCGGGAAAAAGCCGTCGATTTTTTTGTCACCCGCAACGGATCCAAAGCGCAGGAAGTCGCCAGCGAAGTTGACCGCTATTGCAGCTGGCCCGGCCAAGCCACCGGCTATAAACTAGGGCACAGCCGCATCACCGATTTGCGCAGCAAAGCACAGAAAAAACTCGGCGCGGCGTATGATATGAAGGCATTCAACGATGCGGTCATTCTGGGCGGCAATGCCCCGATGGATGTGCTGGCGAACAATGTTGAGCGGTATATTGCGAAAATTGGTTGA
- a CDS encoding DUF3597 domain-containing protein, giving the protein MGIFSSIKNAIFGGDEEQAKTEAAPAPAAAPAAPAAIGEVDVAARLDAMPGADKLNWRTSIVDLLKLIGVDASFSNRKELAGELGDINYSGSAEENIWLHKKTMQELAKNGGTVPAEFLD; this is encoded by the coding sequence ATGGGTATTTTCAGTTCGATCAAAAATGCGATCTTTGGCGGTGACGAAGAACAAGCGAAAACGGAAGCAGCGCCAGCACCCGCAGCCGCACCTGCTGCTCCGGCCGCTATTGGCGAGGTTGATGTCGCTGCCAGGCTTGACGCTATGCCCGGCGCGGACAAGCTCAACTGGCGTACATCGATTGTCGACCTGCTGAAGCTGATCGGCGTAGATGCAAGCTTTTCTAACCGCAAAGAACTCGCGGGCGAACTGGGTGACATCAACTATTCCGGCTCCGCTGAAGAGAACATCTGGCTGCACAAGAAAACGATGCAGGAACTCGCCAAGAATGGCGGCACGGTGCCGGCCGAATTTCTCGATTAA
- a CDS encoding energy transducer TonB, with translation MAYVDQGGQANRKTAIAGVAVIHGVIGTVLVLGLANTVFVPKEDVPFEGTNIEVELPKPPPPEPKPDKKDRTPPRDDRIFIPQPINDIPTDSPVIDATDDPSASDTILDDLLPPAGSGSNAGTGLTPLPPIFDPVAAKPSNNSGLWVTNDDYRDSWINRGFEGKARFRVTIGTDGRVKDCQITTSTGHRALDRATCQLVKRRARFEPALNSNGEKVTDTYSKSILWQLPE, from the coding sequence ATGGCTTATGTCGATCAGGGAGGACAAGCGAACAGAAAAACAGCTATCGCAGGGGTTGCGGTAATTCATGGTGTAATTGGCACCGTGCTGGTGCTCGGCCTGGCGAACACGGTATTCGTACCGAAAGAAGATGTCCCTTTCGAGGGGACCAATATCGAAGTTGAACTGCCCAAACCCCCGCCACCGGAACCGAAACCCGACAAAAAGGACCGGACACCGCCGCGGGATGACCGGATTTTCATTCCGCAGCCGATCAACGATATTCCCACAGATTCGCCGGTCATTGACGCAACTGACGATCCGTCGGCAAGCGACACCATTCTGGATGATCTACTGCCGCCTGCGGGGTCAGGTTCCAATGCCGGGACAGGCCTCACTCCGTTGCCGCCCATCTTCGATCCGGTCGCGGCCAAACCCAGCAACAATTCCGGTTTATGGGTCACCAATGATGATTATCGCGACAGCTGGATCAATCGCGGGTTTGAAGGCAAGGCGCGCTTCCGAGTCACAATTGGCACCGATGGCCGTGTAAAAGATTGTCAAATCACAACATCAACTGGCCACCGTGCCTTGGACAGGGCAACCTGTCAGCTGGTAAAAAGGAGGGCCCGGTTCGAGCCTGCGCTCAACAGCAATGGTGAAAAGGTGACCGACACATACAGCAAGTCGATCCTTTGGCAGTTGCCGGAATAG